One Anas platyrhynchos isolate ZD024472 breed Pekin duck chromosome 2, IASCAAS_PekinDuck_T2T, whole genome shotgun sequence DNA segment encodes these proteins:
- the ENY2 gene encoding transcription and mRNA export factor ENY2, with product MNKDAQMRATINQKLIETGERERLKDLLRAKLIECGWKDQLKAHCKDVIKEKGLEHVTVDDLVAEITPKGRALVPDSVKKELLQRIRTFLAQHANL from the exons ATGAATAAGGACGCCCAGATGAGAGCCACCATTAACCAGAAGCTGATCGAAACGGGGGAGCGGGAGCG CCTTAAAGATTTGCTGAGAGCCAAGTTAATTGAATGTGGCTGGAAGGATCAGTTGAAGGCACATTGCAAAG ATGTCATCAAAGAAAAAGGATTAGAGCATGTCACTGTTGACGACCTGGTGGCAGAAATCACTCCAAAAGGCAGAG CCTTGGTACCAGACAGTGTGAAGAAAGAACTCTTACAAAGAATAAGAACCTTCCTCGCTCAGCATGCCAACCTTTAA